In a single window of the Panthera leo isolate Ple1 chromosome A1, P.leo_Ple1_pat1.1, whole genome shotgun sequence genome:
- the LOC122215128 gene encoding sperm acrosome-associated protein 7-like yields MMSQDPGHSRVSWRPRSSGHAGGNMAGDRGVTLFVLLLSCWRHAEPQPINTISGPRTVLPPNLKNFDDNVAALFDEILVQEILDPSNSSLLMTQRPLPKSTTIMKKKKTYTQTDYKMDISKKHHKKKFSSGKEKRPFFDEEEKETLYQIKSLAVLEKIIDNLRRALGNTLKQRLQKHRRLFKGAKHHKGK; encoded by the exons ATGATGTCACAGGACCCTGGACATTCTAGGGTATCCTGGAGACCAAGGTCTTCAGGGCATGCCGGAGGGAACATGGCAGGAGACAGAGGAGTGACCCTGTTTGTCCTGCTGCTGTCCTGCTGGCGCCACGCGGAGCCCCAGCCCATCAACACGATTTCAG gTCCACGTACGGTACTGccaccaaatttaaaaaattttgatgaCAACGTGGCTGCACTATTTG ATGAAATTCTAGTCCAAGAGATATTGGATCCAAGTAATTCATCATTGCTTATGACACAAAGACCACTACCAAAATCAACAAcgattatgaagaaaaaaa AAACCTATACTCAAACGGATTATAAGATGGATATTAGTAAGAAGCAtcataaaaagaaattctcttctgggaaagaaaaaaggcctTTCTTTGATG aagaggagaaagagacactTTATCAGATTAAAAGCCTAGCAGTTCTGGAAAAAATCATTGACAACCTTCGAAGAGCTTTAG GCAACACTCTCAAGCAAAGACTACAGAAGCACAGGCGTTTGTTCAAAGGAGCCAAACACCACAAGGGGAAATAG